A region of the Polynucleobacter sp. MWH-Braz-FAM2G genome:
CACCTACACAACTCTTTATTAGCTTTAGCAAGATTGGGATGTCCGGTTTTGGCGGAGTTCTTCCTTGGGCTAGAAGAACTCTAGTAGAGCGAGACAAAATTCTCACTTCTGAGGAATTTAGTTCCATCCTAGGAATTTGCCAAATCGTTCCAGGCCCCAATATTGTGAACCTAGCCGTTTGCGTTGGCTCACGATTTGCAGGAGCAAGGGGAGCACTTGCGGCGGTACTTGGTTTGACTATCGGGCCGATTGCGGTTGTGTTGATACTGGCTATGCTCTATCAGCACTTTAGTTACCTAGACACAGTAAAAGGGCTACTACGAGGCATCTCTGCAGTAGGTGTCGGTCTCATCGCCTCCACCGGTTTCAAGATGCTGCGCGATGAGTTCCGCTTTCCGCTAATGCTCCTTGTGGTTGTTATTACTTTTTGCGCTGTAACGTACTTTCATCTTGGATTAGGTTGGGTGGTACTTGCAGTTTTACCCTTGGCACTTTTCTTGGCCCGTAAGAAAGCACTTCGTTAATGGCTATGCTTTTAAGTGTCTTCCTAAAACTATCAGCCTTTTCGCTGGTCGCTTTTGGTGGTGTAAACGCTTTACTACCTGAATTATTGAACCTAGCGGTTTATCAAGAACACTGGATTGATCTGCAAACTTTTTCAGATTACTTTGCAATCGCTCAAGCAGCGCCAGGCCCTAACTTTATGACGGTCACCTTATTAGGTTGGCATATTTTTGGCATACCAGGAGCTTTTCTGGCTACGCTAGCCATAGCATGGCCCTCCTCTATCCTGATTTATTTTTTACAAAAACTGATCTTGGGCATCAAAGATCCCATCACCAAAAAATCTATTCAATATGCTGCGGCTGCCTTAGCAATAGGTCTCGTACTTGCTTCTGCATGGCAAATTGCCATCCAAATTAATCACAGCATAGCCGCCTATGTCTTGACCATAGCAACCATTGGATTTACATTGTTTACACGTTGGCACCCACTCTATCTCATTGCCATTGGCGGTTTATTGGGCGGCCTTGGATTGATCTAATCGCTTCACGAAATACCACGGACTCTATATGCGTATTCTTCAAAACTTCTCCATCTGCGTAATTGGCCTGCTATCCATTTTTAGTGGTGCGTCATTTGCACAAAGCAATTACCCAAATAAACCCATTAATTTCATCGTGCCATACGGCGCTGGAGGTGGTTCAGATTCTCGTAGTCGTCAGATTGCCCAAAAGATGAGT
Encoded here:
- a CDS encoding chromate transporter, giving the protein MNSLTPTQLFISFSKIGMSGFGGVLPWARRTLVERDKILTSEEFSSILGICQIVPGPNIVNLAVCVGSRFAGARGALAAVLGLTIGPIAVVLILAMLYQHFSYLDTVKGLLRGISAVGVGLIASTGFKMLRDEFRFPLMLLVVVITFCAVTYFHLGLGWVVLAVLPLALFLARKKALR
- a CDS encoding chromate transporter, giving the protein MAMLLSVFLKLSAFSLVAFGGVNALLPELLNLAVYQEHWIDLQTFSDYFAIAQAAPGPNFMTVTLLGWHIFGIPGAFLATLAIAWPSSILIYFLQKLILGIKDPITKKSIQYAAAALAIGLVLASAWQIAIQINHSIAAYVLTIATIGFTLFTRWHPLYLIAIGGLLGGLGLI